In Maridesulfovibrio sp., a single genomic region encodes these proteins:
- a CDS encoding class IV adenylate cyclase → MALETELKYLNTEHDKIRSIMAAGGGIKLTRHYERNVVLDDPGRSLYKRSALLRVRQADKITMTVKRIPADIRNGKAKVYVEHETEVSDFTETISALQVLGYLPVFRYEKIREEWEFADCRICLDLLPFGSFVEIEGEEDKILACAKILELLPENSSRKTYHELNREYRLSAGLPQDENFVFTEEEVEVLL, encoded by the coding sequence ATGGCACTGGAAACAGAACTCAAGTACCTGAATACCGAACATGATAAAATACGCTCCATTATGGCTGCCGGTGGCGGCATTAAACTGACCAGGCATTATGAGCGCAATGTTGTTCTGGATGATCCCGGCAGAAGCCTCTACAAACGTTCGGCTCTTCTCCGGGTCCGGCAGGCGGATAAAATCACCATGACCGTCAAGCGGATACCTGCGGATATCAGAAACGGAAAGGCCAAAGTTTATGTGGAGCACGAAACCGAAGTCTCAGATTTCACAGAAACAATCTCCGCGTTGCAGGTTCTGGGGTATCTGCCCGTATTCAGATATGAGAAGATTCGCGAGGAATGGGAGTTTGCCGATTGCAGGATATGTCTGGACCTGCTTCCATTTGGCTCGTTTGTTGAAATAGAAGGGGAGGAAGACAAAATACTGGCATGCGCGAAAATTCTGGAACTGCTACCGGAGAACTCATCCCGGAAGACGTATCATGAACTGAATAGGGAATACCGTTTGTCCGCAGGATTGCCGCAAGATGAAAATTTTGTGTTCACGGAAGAAGAAGTTGAAGTATTACTTTAA
- the crcB gene encoding fluoride efflux transporter CrcB, translating into MQKYFFIAAGGAAGTLCRYFVSGAAQKMIETSFPVGTCAVNMIGCLLFGLVTGLFEDRLGLPPEMRLMILTGFMGAFTTFSTYMFETSTLLKSGNWPMLVLNVGGQTVVGLLCVLAGLALGRFIVA; encoded by the coding sequence ATGCAGAAATATTTTTTCATAGCCGCGGGCGGGGCTGCAGGAACACTCTGCCGTTATTTTGTTTCCGGGGCTGCACAGAAGATGATTGAGACTTCCTTCCCCGTAGGAACATGCGCAGTGAACATGATCGGCTGTCTTCTTTTCGGGCTTGTGACCGGTCTTTTTGAGGATCGGCTGGGGCTGCCTCCGGAAATGCGTCTGATGATACTTACCGGATTCATGGGCGCATTCACAACCTTTTCAACCTACATGTTCGAAACCTCTACCCTGCTTAAATCCGGCAACTGGCCCATGCTGGTTCTCAATGTAGGCGGACAGACGGTTGTCGGCCTGCTTTGCGTGCTTGCCGGACTGGCTCTCGGCCGATTCATTGTAGCCTGA
- a CDS encoding DUF190 domain-containing protein — protein MTLSENAIRLKIYTGEENRIKHRPLYEVIVEEARNQGLSGASVYRGVMGYGENSQVRTTSILRLSEDLPLIIEIIDSSEKIEKFMAFLHENVTEGLVTTDEVNVVLHRHNKGNK, from the coding sequence ATGACCTTATCCGAGAATGCAATTAGACTCAAAATTTATACAGGCGAAGAAAACCGTATCAAGCATCGTCCGCTTTATGAAGTGATTGTGGAGGAAGCCCGAAATCAGGGATTGTCCGGGGCTTCAGTATATCGCGGAGTGATGGGGTACGGGGAAAACAGCCAGGTGCGCACAACTTCCATACTGCGTCTGTCCGAAGACCTGCCGTTGATAATCGAGATTATTGATTCTTCGGAGAAAATTGAAAAATTTATGGCTTTTCTGCACGAGAATGTGACTGAAGGGCTGGTTACGACAGATGAAGTAAACGTTGTTCTGCACCGCCACAACAAGGGCAACAAGTAA
- the clpA gene encoding ATP-dependent Clp protease ATP-binding subunit ClpA, producing the protein MLSKALEKALTSAVNEVRLRNHEFLTLEHLLYAIIQEEVGADIISGCGAEVSKLKSQLERFFDENLDPLPSGVDSEVIQTLGVRRVLQRAIWQKKAAGKDVVEVGDVIAAMFEEEDSYAVYFLKTHDISRLDILEYISHAANENDWAEGLDISPSPRTGTGPQGAPSDAGQPGRDEKKSPLQEFTTNLTQKAKDGKIDPLIGRDNEIERTLQVLARRRKNNPIFVGDPGVGKTAMAEGLALAIAEGNVPASFEENEVYALDMGALLAGTKYRGDFESRLKGVLAQLKHKEGAILFVDEIHTIVGAGAVSGGSMDASNILKPFLASGEIRCIGATTYEEYKNHFEKDRALSRRFQKIDITEPTVDETIEILKGLKPYYEEHHKVVYSPSAIKAAAELSARHINERFLPDKAIDVIDEAGAFYGLSQRKRKGDRILVSDVEKVISKMARIPTRRITMSDRSRLQELDSNLKSVVFGQDEAVDIITKAILRSRAGMKQVGRPTGSFLLTGPTGVGKTELARQLAGTMGVHFMRFDMSEYMEKHAVARLIGAPPGYVGFDQGGLLTEGVRKNPHCVILFDEIEKAHPDVFNILLQVMDYATLTDNNGRKADFRHVVLLMTSNAGAREMAKGGIGFGSEVRGGEDKDRGIKAVEKIFSPEFRNRLDAIVPFNSLKIDIMEMIVDKFIKELNGQLLDNRVSVELDKKARRWLAEKGHDPAYGARPMARLIQTSIKDEIADEILFGKLVKGGTVSVSTSKDKKSEEEVLSFKFKTS; encoded by the coding sequence ATGCTCAGCAAAGCATTGGAAAAGGCACTGACTTCTGCGGTTAATGAGGTCAGGCTCAGGAACCACGAATTTCTTACCCTCGAACACCTGCTCTACGCCATCATTCAGGAAGAAGTGGGCGCGGATATCATATCCGGGTGCGGTGCCGAGGTCAGCAAACTTAAAAGCCAGCTCGAAAGATTCTTTGACGAGAACCTTGATCCGCTGCCCAGCGGTGTGGATTCGGAAGTTATCCAGACCCTAGGAGTCCGGCGTGTTCTGCAGAGAGCCATCTGGCAGAAAAAGGCGGCCGGAAAGGATGTTGTGGAAGTCGGGGACGTCATTGCGGCTATGTTTGAGGAAGAGGATTCCTACGCGGTCTATTTTCTCAAGACTCACGATATTTCCCGACTGGATATTCTGGAATATATTTCACATGCAGCAAATGAAAATGATTGGGCCGAGGGTCTGGATATAAGTCCCAGCCCACGAACCGGAACAGGTCCTCAGGGTGCTCCGTCCGATGCCGGCCAGCCCGGCAGGGACGAAAAGAAGTCGCCACTTCAGGAATTCACCACCAATCTGACCCAGAAAGCCAAAGACGGCAAAATAGACCCGCTCATAGGCAGGGATAACGAGATTGAACGCACTCTGCAGGTCCTGGCCCGCAGACGCAAAAACAATCCGATTTTCGTCGGCGATCCCGGTGTGGGTAAAACCGCCATGGCCGAAGGACTGGCTCTGGCAATTGCCGAGGGCAATGTTCCGGCATCCTTTGAGGAAAACGAAGTCTACGCTCTGGACATGGGTGCGCTTCTGGCCGGGACAAAATACCGCGGCGACTTTGAATCAAGGCTCAAAGGTGTGCTGGCCCAGTTGAAGCACAAAGAAGGTGCCATACTTTTTGTAGACGAAATTCATACTATCGTAGGAGCCGGGGCGGTCAGCGGCGGTTCCATGGATGCCTCCAACATTCTGAAGCCTTTCCTTGCTTCCGGTGAAATCCGGTGCATCGGCGCCACTACCTACGAAGAGTACAAGAATCATTTTGAAAAAGACCGGGCTCTTTCCCGTAGGTTCCAGAAAATAGACATAACCGAGCCTACCGTGGACGAGACCATTGAGATCCTCAAAGGACTCAAGCCGTATTACGAAGAACATCACAAGGTTGTGTATTCGCCTTCCGCAATCAAGGCTGCGGCGGAACTTTCCGCCCGCCATATCAATGAACGTTTTCTGCCGGACAAGGCCATAGACGTTATTGACGAGGCCGGCGCCTTCTACGGGCTCAGCCAGCGCAAGCGCAAGGGGGATCGCATTCTTGTTTCCGATGTTGAAAAGGTCATTTCGAAAATGGCCCGCATTCCGACACGGCGGATCACCATGTCCGACCGCAGCAGACTGCAGGAACTGGATTCCAATCTCAAATCGGTGGTTTTCGGGCAGGACGAAGCTGTCGATATCATTACTAAGGCAATCCTGCGTTCCCGCGCAGGCATGAAACAGGTGGGAAGACCGACAGGGTCATTTCTGCTCACCGGGCCAACCGGGGTCGGCAAGACTGAGCTGGCCAGACAGCTGGCAGGGACCATGGGCGTGCATTTCATGCGTTTCGATATGAGTGAATACATGGAAAAACACGCTGTCGCACGGCTGATCGGAGCCCCTCCGGGATACGTAGGATTCGATCAGGGCGGCCTGCTAACGGAAGGAGTCCGCAAGAACCCGCACTGCGTCATCCTTTTTGACGAAATAGAAAAGGCCCATCCGGATGTTTTCAACATACTCCTGCAGGTCATGGATTATGCCACACTGACAGACAACAACGGCCGCAAAGCCGATTTCCGTCATGTGGTACTGCTCATGACATCCAACGCCGGAGCCAGGGAAATGGCCAAGGGCGGAATCGGGTTCGGTTCCGAGGTAAGGGGCGGAGAAGACAAGGACCGCGGAATTAAAGCTGTGGAAAAAATCTTCAGTCCGGAATTCCGCAACAGGCTTGATGCCATTGTGCCTTTCAATTCCCTGAAAATCGATATCATGGAAATGATCGTCGACAAGTTCATCAAGGAGCTTAACGGCCAGTTGCTGGATAACAGGGTTTCTGTTGAGCTGGATAAAAAAGCGCGCCGCTGGCTGGCCGAGAAAGGTCACGATCCGGCCTACGGAGCCCGACCCATGGCAAGACTTATCCAGACGTCCATCAAGGATGAAATTGCCGATGAAATTCTGTTCGGCAAACTTGTCAAGGGAGGAACGGTCTCCGTTTCCACCAGTAAGGACAAGAAGAGCGAAGAAGAAGTGCTGAGTTTCAAGTTCAAGACTTCTTAA
- the uvrB gene encoding excinuclease ABC subunit UvrB, whose translation MSGKFELVSDYTLRGDQPEAVKQLVENIRHGIKDQILLGATGTGKTFAMANVIKELNRPTLVMAPNKTLAAQLFNEFKALFPHNAVEYFVSYYDYYQPEAYLPHSDTYIEKDSSINDDIDKLRHSATHALLTRRDVLIVASVSCIYGLGSPEFYARMIIPVEEGQEMSMEKLMDRLIEVQYERNDYDFHRGTFRVRGDVIEIIPAYSREQALRIEFFGDEIESILETDPLTGEITGRRRKTVIYPASHFVSDKDNLERAREDIRTELAETLSTFKKDNKILEAQRLEQRTMYDLEMIEEIGYCNGIENYSRHLDGRKEGEPPATLIHYFPEDFLLFMDESHIAVPQVGGMYNGDRSRKTTLVNFGFRLPSALDNRPLCFEEFLDKIGQTVYVSATPGPWEMERAQGLVVEQIIRPTGLLDPEVEIRPVKGQMDDLLAECKEREKRNERVLITTLTKRMSEDLTEYFNQMGVKAKYLHSDIDTMERMAVIQSLRAGEFVALIGINLLREGLDIPEVSLVAILDADKEGFLRSTRSLIQTFGRAARNSEGRVILYADAVTQSMRTAMDETSRRRLKQEEYNEEHGIIPKTISKSLDNMLGTLYSDTWSGSEVKIAAEDVAEYGLDPARMEKEVRRMEKEMRKFAAELEFEKAAELRDRIMKLREKIISLG comes from the coding sequence ATGTCAGGTAAATTTGAGCTTGTCAGTGATTACACACTAAGGGGTGACCAGCCGGAAGCAGTGAAACAGCTGGTGGAAAACATCCGGCACGGAATTAAAGACCAGATCCTGCTTGGAGCAACAGGCACGGGTAAAACTTTTGCCATGGCCAACGTAATCAAGGAATTGAATCGTCCGACACTGGTCATGGCACCCAACAAAACTCTGGCCGCACAGCTGTTCAATGAATTCAAGGCTCTTTTCCCGCATAATGCGGTTGAATATTTCGTAAGTTATTATGATTACTACCAACCTGAAGCCTACCTTCCGCATTCGGACACATATATTGAAAAAGATTCGTCCATAAACGACGACATAGATAAACTGCGCCATTCCGCCACCCACGCTCTGCTGACCAGACGCGACGTACTGATCGTGGCCTCGGTATCCTGTATTTACGGTCTCGGTTCGCCGGAATTTTATGCCCGCATGATTATTCCGGTGGAAGAAGGGCAGGAAATGTCCATGGAAAAACTCATGGACCGACTCATCGAGGTTCAATACGAACGCAACGATTATGATTTCCATCGCGGAACTTTCCGGGTCAGGGGCGACGTAATCGAAATCATACCGGCGTACAGCCGCGAGCAGGCCCTGCGCATAGAGTTTTTCGGGGACGAAATTGAATCCATTCTCGAAACCGATCCGTTGACCGGAGAAATTACCGGCCGCAGACGCAAAACAGTCATCTACCCGGCCAGTCACTTTGTTTCCGACAAGGACAACCTTGAGCGGGCGCGCGAGGATATCCGCACGGAGCTTGCGGAAACCCTGAGTACGTTCAAAAAGGACAACAAAATCCTTGAAGCCCAGCGCCTTGAACAACGCACCATGTATGATCTGGAGATGATCGAGGAGATCGGCTACTGCAACGGTATTGAAAACTACTCCCGCCATCTGGACGGACGTAAGGAGGGGGAACCTCCGGCCACGCTGATCCATTATTTCCCCGAAGATTTTCTGCTGTTCATGGATGAATCGCATATTGCGGTGCCGCAGGTTGGCGGTATGTACAACGGAGACCGTTCCCGCAAGACCACGCTGGTGAATTTCGGTTTTCGTCTGCCGTCAGCCCTTGATAACCGGCCGCTTTGCTTTGAGGAATTCCTCGACAAAATCGGACAGACCGTCTATGTCTCGGCAACTCCCGGCCCGTGGGAAATGGAACGGGCTCAGGGGCTGGTTGTAGAGCAGATTATCCGGCCTACCGGGCTGCTTGACCCTGAAGTCGAAATACGTCCGGTCAAGGGACAGATGGACGACCTGCTGGCAGAATGCAAGGAACGCGAAAAACGCAATGAGCGTGTCCTGATCACCACCCTGACCAAGCGGATGTCCGAAGACCTGACCGAGTATTTCAATCAGATGGGTGTAAAGGCCAAATACCTGCACTCGGATATTGATACCATGGAACGGATGGCCGTAATCCAATCCTTGCGTGCGGGTGAGTTCGTTGCGCTTATCGGCATAAACCTGCTCCGGGAAGGACTTGATATTCCGGAAGTATCCCTCGTGGCGATACTTGATGCGGACAAGGAAGGATTCCTGAGGTCAACGCGCTCGCTGATCCAGACCTTCGGCCGCGCGGCCCGAAATTCGGAAGGACGGGTAATCCTTTATGCCGATGCGGTTACGCAATCCATGCGCACGGCCATGGACGAGACTTCCCGCCGCCGCCTGAAGCAGGAAGAATACAACGAAGAGCACGGTATAATTCCCAAAACCATATCCAAATCACTGGATAATATGCTGGGAACATTATACTCTGACACGTGGTCCGGCAGCGAAGTCAAGATTGCGGCCGAGGATGTCGCCGAATACGGACTGGACCCGGCCCGGATGGAAAAAGAAGTGCGTCGTATGGAAAAGGAAATGCGAAAATTCGCCGCCGAACTGGAATTTGAAAAGGCCGCCGAACTTCGTGACCGGATTATGAAGCTGAGAGAAAAAATTATCAGCCTGGGCTGA
- the aat gene encoding leucyl/phenylalanyl-tRNA--protein transferase: protein MVVYRLIEEPVFPHPDEAEPDGLLAVGGDLSPERLLSAYAAGIFPWYDDNSPILWWSLNPRLVLYFDKLHVSKRVRRKIRKREYTVTIDRRFKDVIRNCAGKFRPGQAGTWIVPEMIEAYVKLHKLGFAHSVEVWNSDGKLAGGLYGVSIGRVFSGESMFFLEPDASKIGFSYLVQFLKNREFHFVDCQQPTSHLKSLGAEEMDRDVFLDRLDDAMEFSAMQGIWDFAEGEYDLITRTLGQ, encoded by the coding sequence ATGGTAGTTTACAGATTGATAGAAGAACCCGTTTTTCCGCATCCCGATGAGGCTGAACCGGACGGACTGCTGGCTGTCGGCGGTGATTTGAGTCCAGAGAGACTGCTTTCGGCCTACGCAGCGGGAATTTTTCCATGGTATGACGACAATTCTCCGATATTATGGTGGTCACTGAACCCCAGACTTGTTCTTTACTTCGATAAACTCCACGTCTCAAAACGGGTCCGACGCAAGATCAGAAAAAGAGAATATACAGTCACAATTGACCGCCGTTTCAAGGATGTTATCCGCAACTGTGCCGGAAAATTTCGCCCGGGCCAGGCCGGAACATGGATTGTTCCCGAAATGATCGAAGCATATGTGAAACTGCATAAACTCGGTTTCGCCCACAGTGTGGAAGTCTGGAACAGTGACGGGAAGCTTGCCGGAGGACTTTACGGAGTCTCTATAGGGCGGGTATTTTCAGGTGAATCCATGTTCTTCCTAGAGCCGGATGCATCCAAAATCGGTTTTTCCTACCTTGTACAGTTTCTAAAAAATCGGGAATTTCATTTCGTGGACTGCCAGCAGCCGACATCACATCTGAAATCTCTGGGAGCGGAAGAGATGGACCGGGATGTTTTTCTGGATCGCCTTGACGATGCAATGGAATTTTCCGCAATGCAGGGAATCTGGGACTTCGCGGAAGGTGAATACGATCTGATTACCCGGACGTTAGGGCAGTAG
- the clpS gene encoding ATP-dependent Clp protease adapter ClpS, with amino-acid sequence MPDYKEEFESDILLDDELKEPRKYRVLLHNDDYTSMEFVVAVLMQVFRKTEEESTEIMLKVHNDGVGVCGVYTAEVAETRVEMVRQLAKQAGYPLKCTIEEV; translated from the coding sequence ATGCCCGATTATAAAGAAGAATTTGAATCTGACATTCTGCTGGACGATGAACTTAAAGAACCCAGGAAGTATCGCGTTCTGCTTCATAACGATGATTATACTTCCATGGAATTCGTTGTTGCTGTCCTGATGCAGGTTTTCAGAAAAACAGAAGAGGAATCCACGGAAATCATGCTCAAGGTCCATAATGACGGAGTGGGCGTTTGTGGAGTTTATACGGCAGAAGTTGCTGAAACACGCGTTGAAATGGTCAGACAGCTTGCCAAGCAGGCAGGCTATCCGCTGAAATGCACAATCGAAGAGGTCTAG
- a CDS encoding chemotaxis response regulator protein-glutamate methylesterase, whose amino-acid sequence MKKYKVLIVDDSALVRQTLQKLFETDPAIQIVGSAGDPFAAAEIMKKIVPDVITLDIEMPRMDGLTFLRKLMTQHPIPVVICSTLTEKGSECYMKALEYGAVDVITKPKIGTKQFFEESSIRVCDVVKAAALTRPRKLSARPMTIQPKLNADAVLPPSRPGVTLQTTEKVVLVGASTGGTEAIQSFLTRMPRDCPGIAIVQHMPEKFTAAFASRLNTLCQITVKEAADGDSILRGQALIAPGNKHMLIKRSGARYYVEIKDGPLVSRHRPSVDVLFRSGAASAGKNAVAVIMTGMGDDGAKGMKELHETGTYTIAQDESSCVVFGMPQEAIKTGGVDKIVSLNNIPGEVLSRTR is encoded by the coding sequence ATGAAAAAGTACAAGGTGCTGATTGTTGACGACTCCGCACTGGTGCGTCAAACCCTCCAGAAATTGTTTGAAACAGATCCTGCCATACAGATAGTGGGCAGTGCCGGTGATCCGTTTGCTGCTGCAGAGATCATGAAAAAAATTGTTCCCGATGTAATCACTCTGGACATAGAAATGCCCAGAATGGACGGCCTGACATTTTTACGGAAATTAATGACCCAGCATCCCATTCCGGTGGTCATCTGCTCGACGCTGACTGAAAAGGGATCGGAATGCTATATGAAGGCCCTTGAATACGGAGCTGTGGATGTGATTACCAAACCTAAAATCGGTACCAAACAGTTTTTCGAGGAATCAAGCATAAGGGTTTGCGATGTTGTAAAGGCGGCTGCTTTGACCAGGCCCAGAAAACTTTCCGCACGTCCCATGACGATACAGCCCAAACTCAATGCGGATGCAGTCCTGCCACCTTCCCGTCCGGGCGTAACACTGCAGACCACGGAAAAAGTGGTGCTCGTAGGCGCTTCTACAGGAGGGACAGAGGCCATACAGAGTTTTCTGACCCGCATGCCGCGCGACTGTCCGGGTATTGCCATTGTGCAGCATATGCCGGAAAAATTCACCGCAGCATTTGCTTCCAGGCTTAATACCCTGTGTCAGATCACGGTAAAAGAAGCTGCCGATGGGGACAGTATACTTCGGGGGCAGGCTTTGATAGCTCCGGGCAATAAACATATGCTGATCAAACGTTCCGGAGCACGTTATTACGTGGAAATCAAGGATGGACCGCTGGTCAGCCGACACAGGCCGTCAGTGGATGTCCTGTTCAGATCCGGCGCAGCAAGTGCAGGCAAGAACGCGGTTGCCGTAATCATGACCGGCATGGGCGATGACGGAGCAAAGGGAATGAAGGAGCTTCATGAAACCGGAACGTACACCATTGCTCAGGACGAATCGTCCTGCGTGGTTTTCGGTATGCCGCAGGAAGCCATCAAGACAGGGGGCGTCGACAAGATCGTTTCCCTGAACAATATTCCCGGAGAAGTGCTTTCCCGCACCAGATAA